In one window of Penaeus monodon isolate SGIC_2016 chromosome 36, NSTDA_Pmon_1, whole genome shotgun sequence DNA:
- the LOC119595659 gene encoding uncharacterized protein LOC119595659: MVAPYEIGDPVRSFVRVPGSGSDKTAKSLCCDLARVSAAAAAIPVRPVTAATTQPRSAEGENREQNAVVKKEEVQVKVEKDEAAGESEHSAAEQRREVKCKKRLAEDSEIMVHAKRSCVSGEETSKVSPDSSKDTNTSKGGERSAVHEKLNILEKQCIKLKQQNHQLQQRLSLFCKLFKDPKKLAFALKRMEAQAN, encoded by the coding sequence ATGGTAGCTCCATATGAAATTGGTGACCCAGTACGATCGTTTGTACGAGTTCCAGGAAGTGGATCTGATAAGACAGCGAAGTCATTATGCTGTGATCTTGCCAGGGTATCGGCAGCAGCTGCGGCAATCCCTGTGCGGCCAGTCACTGCAGCTACCACACAGCCAAGGTCAGCAGAAGGAGAAAATAGGGAACAGAATGCAGtagtgaaaaaggaagaggtgCAAGTCAAGGTTGAAAAGGATGAAGCAGCTGGAGAGTCAGAGCACTCAGCTgctgagcagagaagagaagtgaaatgCAAGAAGCGCCTTGCAGAAGATTCAGAAATAATGGTGCATGCCAAAAGGAGCTGTGTATCAGGTGAAGAGACATCTAAAGTTTCACCTGATTCCTCTAAAGACACAAACACCagtaaaggaggagaaaggtCTGCTGTTCATGAAAAGCTGAATATTTTAGAAAAGCAATGTATTAAACTAAAACAGCAAAATCATCAGCTGCAGCAGAGATTGTCTTTATTCTGCAAGCTTTTCAAGGATCCAAAGAAGCTTGCATTTGCATTAAAACGAATGGAAGCTCAAGCTAACTAA